The proteins below are encoded in one region of Flammeovirga kamogawensis:
- a CDS encoding alpha-ketoglutarate-dependent dioxygenase AlkB family protein — MQLFDLPSDKNKNLLPYNGTVNYYGKILSQKEADYYFTTFMEHIEWKNDVAIMFGKRIETKRKVAWYGDRPFKYTYSKNTKEALAFTPELLKLKSLIEQETGETYNSCLLNLYHNGSEGMAWHSDGERDLKEKGAIASVSFCAERKFAFKHKETKETVSLILEHGSLLVMKDETQEFWLHRLPPTKKIGIPRVNLTFRTIDSE, encoded by the coding sequence ATGCAACTTTTCGATTTACCAAGCGACAAAAATAAAAACCTTTTACCTTATAATGGAACTGTAAACTATTATGGGAAAATACTGTCGCAGAAAGAAGCCGATTATTATTTCACAACATTTATGGAACACATAGAATGGAAAAATGATGTTGCTATAATGTTTGGTAAACGTATTGAAACCAAAAGAAAAGTAGCATGGTATGGAGATAGACCATTTAAATATACCTACTCTAAAAATACAAAAGAGGCCTTGGCTTTTACTCCTGAATTATTAAAATTAAAATCATTGATAGAACAAGAAACAGGAGAAACGTATAACTCTTGTTTATTAAACCTTTACCATAACGGTAGTGAAGGTATGGCATGGCACAGTGATGGAGAAAGAGATTTAAAAGAAAAAGGGGCAATAGCATCAGTTTCTTTTTGTGCCGAACGTAAGTTTGCTTTTAAACATAAAGAGACAAAAGAAACAGTAAGCTTGATTTTAGAACATGGTTCTTTATTAGTAATGAAAGATGAAACACAAGAGTTCTGGTTACACCGTTTACCCCCTACAAAAAAGATAGGTATACCTAGGGTTAATCTCACTTTTAGAACAATAGATTCTGAATAG
- a CDS encoding DUF523 domain-containing protein — translation MTKPEYIVSACLVGINCRYNGGCTHISKIEQLVIDGKAIPVCPEELGGLPTPRNPVEIVGDEVKDKFGTDQTIAFNKGAQRTLEIAKNANIKKAILQSRSPSCGYGKIYDGSFSGNLIDGNGITSSLLEDNGFEIYTDQNWEGKETD, via the coding sequence ATGACAAAGCCTGAATATATAGTTAGTGCTTGTTTAGTAGGCATAAATTGTAGGTACAATGGCGGTTGTACTCATATCAGTAAGATTGAGCAACTTGTAATAGATGGGAAAGCAATTCCTGTGTGTCCTGAAGAATTAGGAGGTTTACCTACACCTAGAAATCCTGTAGAGATTGTTGGTGATGAAGTAAAAGATAAATTTGGGACAGATCAAACTATTGCTTTTAATAAAGGTGCTCAGAGAACATTAGAAATTGCAAAAAATGCAAATATCAAAAAAGCAATTTTACAATCACGAAGCCCATCTTGTGGTTATGGTAAAATATACGATGGATCTTTTTCAGGTAATTTAATTGATGGAAATGGTATTACATCGTCTTTATTAGAAGACAATGGATTTGAAATATATACAGATCAAAATTGGGAAGGTAAAGAGACTGATTAA